Within candidate division KSB1 bacterium, the genomic segment TCTGTGAGATTAAAATTGAAGCTTTGAGGTAAGATTTAGGTGAGTGCGCTGCTGACGGATTCTTCGCTAGCTGGTGAACCCGCGATCATGGTAACATATTTGACAATCGCGTTATACTTATTTGTCAAGGTTTCGGCAGCATTTACCCTGATGCCAAAATTGTAGAAGGGCGCCTTCTCTGTGCTGTCAAAACTCACCTTTAATGGAGCGCCGCTTAATTGAAAAAGAACAATAGTTATAATATCAAATTTTAGCTTTAGATCCAAAGCCAAATCAAATGAGGTCTTATCAAAAAGTTTCTTGATGGAATCTTTGGGTAACCCAAAGAAATTCAGATCGTCATTTGAATAGGGTAAAATATCTACTTTTAGATTGCTGTCAATAAAACTTACCATCTCGAGCTTGGTGATGACAGTAATTTTCCAGTTTGGCTTTAACTTTCTGAGATTTTCCAGGGACTTGAGTGCTGCCCCGAAATGTTCGATTTTGTTCGGCATGAAGATTAACACATTTTCTGTTCGCAGCAATTGCTCTACAACATTTATGGAAGGGTGCTTAGCGAACAGCCTGTATTTTAATCTAAGAATTGAGCCAGCAAGTTGTGCCAACATGTTTTTTATTTTATAATAGAATTTCTGGCAGTCAATATAATAAAAAAAGAGCCACTGAGTCAATAAGAATTTAGCTTAAAAAAAAACGGCTTAAATAATCCTCTTTCCCAAAGCACTCTCTACCAGTTCAGCAGCCACTTCCGCGGTCGTATTTCGGATATCCAGAATCGGGTTGACTTCAACCACTTCCAGCGAGCAAAGGCGTTTGCAGCTTGCAATAATTTCCATGGAAGTATGTGCCTCGCGATAGCTTAAGCCGCCCCTTACCGGGGTGCCGACTCCGGGTGCTTCTCGGGGGTCGAGTGCGTCCATATCCAGGCTTACGTGCAAAGTGTCTGAGTGTCGAGTCGCGATTTCTACTGCTTCGCTCATGACTTCACAAATGCCGCGCCGGTCGATTTCCTCCATTGTATAAACGGTGATTCCGGAATCACGAATTAAGTTCTGCTCTTTCGGATCTAAATTACGAGCGCCAACGAGCACTGCGTCCTCCGGATGTACTTTTCGAAATTGACCTCCGACATTTACCAATTCTTTACACCCTTTGCCGAGAACTGCCGCGAAAGACATGCCGTGAATGTTGCCGCTTAAAGTCGTTTCGTGGGTGTTCATATCTCCGTGCGCATCGATCCAAATGACTCCGAGTTTTTTGTTTTTGCTTTTAAAAAATCTCGCTGCCCCGCTGATCGAGCCTACCGCTATTGAATGATCGCCGCCGAGCACCAGGGGGAATCGGCCGTTTTCAAGAGTTCGGCTGACTTCATCGGCCAGGTGGGTTACCGACTTTGTTATCTCCGGAAGATATTTTAATTTTGGATTCTCAATTTTTAGCACCTCCGGAACGAAGACCTCGAGGTCTCCGTCATCTTTAATTTCATGACCAATTTTTTCAAGCCGTTCAGTAATTCCTGCGATTCGAATGGCAGAAGGGGCCATGTCCACACCGCGCCGGTTGGCTCCCAAATCTAAGGGAAGTCCAATCATTTCGATTTTCATGAAAAACCTCTTTTGCTATACTTTGGGTCTTT encodes:
- the rocF gene encoding arginase, with the protein product MKIEMIGLPLDLGANRRGVDMAPSAIRIAGITERLEKIGHEIKDDGDLEVFVPEVLKIENPKLKYLPEITKSVTHLADEVSRTLENGRFPLVLGGDHSIAVGSISGAARFFKSKNKKLGVIWIDAHGDMNTHETTLSGNIHGMSFAAVLGKGCKELVNVGGQFRKVHPEDAVLVGARNLDPKEQNLIRDSGITVYTMEEIDRRGICEVMSEAVEIATRHSDTLHVSLDMDALDPREAPGVGTPVRGGLSYREAHTSMEIIASCKRLCSLEVVEVNPILDIRNTTAEVAAELVESALGKRII